The stretch of DNA CGCCACCTGGGCGCGCTGGTCCGCACATCTCGCCACCAGCGCCTCGCGGCGCTGCGCCAGTTCCAGGGATTTAGACGCCATGGAGGTTCTCTCCCTTCAGGGCCGCCGCATCCTTGCGCAGTTCGGCCAGGGTGGCCGGCAGCATCGGGGGACGCGCGGCCAGGCCGGCGCGCAGCTTCATGACAGCGAACAGGGTGCTCAGGATGAACAGCACGGCCATGCCGCCGACCGCCGCCAGGCGGTGGGTGTCCCAGAACAGCACCAGCACGAACAGGATGACCAGGCCCAGCGCGAACAGCCCCAGCACCGCGGCCGCGACGGCCCAGGCGAGGTAGCCGAACAGGCGCTGGGCGCCTTCCTGCAGTTCGATGGCGGCCAGCTCGAGGCGCGTACGCGCCAGGTCGAGCACGTTGGCCCCGATCCTTCTCACCGCCGCCGTGATACTCATCTTAGCGGCGGGCGATCAGCATGCCGATCACGACGCCGACGGCGGCGCCCAGGCCCACGGACTTCCAGGGATTCTCGTGCACGTATTCGTCGGTGACGCGCGCCGCTTCCTTGGTCTTCTCGACCACGGTCTGCTGGTATTCGCCCAGGCTTTCCTTGGCGGTCGACAGGGTGTGCTCGAACTTGGCCTTGGCGGCCTTGAGCTCGTCGCCGGTCAGTTGCCCGCCGTTGCGCAGCCACGCTTCCGCGTCCTGGATCACGGTCTTCAGGTCGGACAGCAGTTGGTCACGGGTGCCGGTTTGGGTCGGGATTTTTTCCATCATGGGTGGGCCTCCTTAAAAATGGGAATGAATGCCTTTCGTGCAATATTACCTGAATGCATAGTCGAGTGCGACACCAATGAACAGTGCGGCGCCAAGCCAATTGTTGTGACGAAAAGCCTTGAAGCAGGCCATGCGTTCGCGATCGCGAATCAGGGTGTAGTGGTAGAGCGCCATCGCGGCCGCAACCACGACGCCGCCCACGAACCACCAGCGCAGGCCCAGGTACCAGCCGCACACCAGGTCGATGGTCAGCGCCGCGCCGTAGCACAGCATGACTGCGGCCACGTCGAAGCGCCCGAAGGTAATGGCCGAGGTGCGCATGCCGATCTTGAGGTCGTCGTCGCGGTCAACCATGGCGTACTCGGTGTCGTAGGCGACGGCCCAGAACACGTTCGCCACCAGCAGCCACCAGGCCACCGCCGGCACCGTGTCCTGCACGGCGGCCCAGGCCATCGGGATGCCGAAGCCGAACGCGATCCCGAGATAGGCCTGCGGGATCGCGAAGAAGCGCTTGAAGTAGGGGTAGGTGCCGGCCACGATCACGGCCACTACCGACAGCTGCTTGGTCAGCGTGTTGAGCGGCAGGATCAGCAGGAAGGAGAGCAGCGCCAGCACCCCTGCCACCATCAGCGCTTCCCAGGCGCGGATCTTGCCGCTGGTGAGCGGGCGGTCGACGGTGCGCTTGACGTGCCTGTCGAAATCGCGGTCGGCATAGTCGTTGATGGCGCAGCCGGCGGAGCGCATCAGGGCGGTGCCGAGCACGAAGATCGCCAGCACGCTCATGTCCGGCACCCCGCCGGACGCCATCCACAAGGCCCACAGGGTCGGCCACAGCAGCAGGAGGATGCCGACCGGCTTGTCGGCACGGATCAGGCGGAAATACAGCGCCAGCTTGTTCATGATGTTGCGTCTTGTCGAGCAAGAATTGTTGAGCAGAAGACAGGGATTCTAAAGCCTTTGGCGGGAAAGGGCTTGCCGGTACAATCGAGCCCTACCGACTAGCCTTCATTCATCATGCATATCTGGGTCGATGCCGACGCCTGCCCGGGCGTCATCAAGGACATCCTGTTCCGCGTGGCCGAGCGCCTGCAGCTGGAGGTCACGCTGGTGGCCAACCAGCTGGTCCGGGTGCCCGGCTCGCGCTTCATCCGCGCCCTGCAGGTGCCAAGTGGCCCGGACGTGGCCGACGCCGAGATCGTCGCGCGCGTGCAGGATGGCGACATCGTCGTCACCGGCGACATCCCGCTGGCGGCGCAGGTGCTGGAAAAGGGCGGACTGCCGCTCCATCCGCGCGGCGAGTGGTACACCAAGGACACGATCGCCCAGCAACTGACGATGCGCGCCTTCATGGAAGAGCTGCGCGGCAGCGGCGTCGATACCGGCGGGCCGGCGGCATTCAGCCAGGCCGACAGCCGCAATTTCGCGAATGCGCTGGACCGCCAGCTGGCCCGCTCACACACCCGTAGGGTGGGCGGCTCCACTCCTGCGACATGATCATCCGCGCTATTACTGCCGCCCACGCGTTCAGCTCCCTCATGAGCAGACGCCTCGGCTATTCGTAGTGTGCTTGAACGCGTGGGCGGCTTCTCCATGCTGGCTGATCACGCCATCGGGTATAGCCGCCCACAAAAACGATAGCGTTCAATCAGGCGGCCGCTTCGAGCGCCACCATGTCGACGCCGGGCAGCTTGCACTCGCCCACCGCCGCCGCCACCGCGTCGATCGCCGCGCGGCGGGTAAAACTCTTGCGCCACAGGATGACGACCCGGCGCGAGGGCGCCGGATGGGAGAAGGGCACGTAGGTCAGCAGGCCGTTGGGGTCGTGCATGTCGGCCACCGAGGCGCGCGGCAGCACGGTCAGGCCGATGCCGCTCGCCACCATGTGGCGGATGGTCTCCAGCGAGGAGCCTTCGAAGGTGCGCTGCATGCCATTGCCCGGCGACGAATAGCGCGCCATCTCCGGGCACACTTCCAGCACCTGGTCGCGGAAGCAGTGGCCGGCGCCCAGCAGCAGCATGGTTTCCAGCTTCAGGTCGTCGGCCGGAATTTCCTTGCGCTTGGCCCAGGGGTGCGAGCGCGGCATCGCCACCACGAAGGGCTCGTCGTACAGGGTCTGCATCGACATGCCGTGTTCGGGCAGGGGCAGGGCCACGATGGCGGCGTCGAGCTCGCCCTGGCGCAGCAGTTCGAGCAGCTTGTGGGTGTAGTTCTCCTGCAGCACCAGCGGCATCTGCGGCACGGTGTCGATCAGTTTCTTGACCAGCGGCGGCAGCAGGTAGGGGCCGATGGTGTAGATCACGCCCAGGCGCAGCGGCCCGGCCAGCGGGTCCTTGTTCTGTTTCGCCAGTTCCCTGATGGCGGCGGTCTGCTCCAGCACGCGTTCGGCCTGGGCCACGATCTGCGCGCCCAGCGGCGTGACGGAGACTTCGGAGCCGCCGCGCTCGAACAGCGTCACGCCGAGTTCGTCCTCGAGCTTCTTGATGGCGACGGAGAGGGTGGGCTGGGCGACGAAGCAGGCTTCGGCGGCATGGCCGAAGTGTTTGGCGCGTGCGACGGCGACGATGTATTTCAGCTCGGTCAGTGTCATAGGCTTTTCCAGAATGTCACGGCTGGCAGGCCGTAACATCCTGACACAATGTTGGCATTAAGTCAGCCAGGATTTCATCACCCCCGCATCATAGTCGATATAATTGCCTGGCAGGATTTCCGCCTGCGTTTACGCGAGGTACCCATGTCGTCGACCTTCGGCCCGGCGGAAGCCCAGGCCTACATCCACAAGCTGCTGACGGTGATGCACCACCAGGGCGGCTCCGACCTGTTCATCTCCAGCGATTTCCCGCCCAGCATGAAGCACCAGGGCGCGATGAAGCCCCTGAGCCAGCAGCGCCTGTCTGGCGAGGTCACGCGCGCGCTGGCCCTGTCCCTGATGAACGAGCGCCAGCGCCTCGAGTTCGAGACCGAGATGGAGTGCAACTTCGCGATCTCGCTCCCCGGAGTATGCCGCTTTCGCGTCAACGTCTTCGTGCAGCAGCAGAGCGTGGGCATGGTGGTGCGCACGATCGCCTCCGAGATTCCGAACTTCGAGAAGCTCGACCTGCCGGACGTGCTGAAGGACGTCGTGATGACCAAGCGCGGCCTGGTGCTGGTGGTCGGCGGCACCGGTTCCGGCAAGTCCACCACGCTGGCGGCGATGATCGACTACCGCAACAGCCATTCGGCGGGCCATATCATCACCGTGGAAGACCCGGTCGAGTACGTCCACAAGAACAAGAACTGCCTGGTCACGCACCGCGAGGTGGGCGTCGACACGCACTCCTGGCACAATGCCCTGAAGAACACGCTGCGCCAGGCGCCGGACGTGATCCTGATCGGCGAGATCCGCGACACCGAGACCATGGAACACGCGATCGCCTTCGCCGAGACC from Massilia varians encodes:
- a CDS encoding phage holin family protein encodes the protein MSITAAVRRIGANVLDLARTRLELAAIELQEGAQRLFGYLAWAVAAAVLGLFALGLVILFVLVLFWDTHRLAAVGGMAVLFILSTLFAVMKLRAGLAARPPMLPATLAELRKDAAALKGENLHGV
- a CDS encoding YaiI/YqxD family protein, with amino-acid sequence MHIWVDADACPGVIKDILFRVAERLQLEVTLVANQLVRVPGSRFIRALQVPSGPDVADAEIVARVQDGDIVVTGDIPLAAQVLEKGGLPLHPRGEWYTKDTIAQQLTMRAFMEELRGSGVDTGGPAAFSQADSRNFANALDRQLARSHTRRVGGSTPAT
- the ubiA gene encoding 4-hydroxybenzoate octaprenyltransferase; this translates as MNKLALYFRLIRADKPVGILLLLWPTLWALWMASGGVPDMSVLAIFVLGTALMRSAGCAINDYADRDFDRHVKRTVDRPLTSGKIRAWEALMVAGVLALLSFLLILPLNTLTKQLSVVAVIVAGTYPYFKRFFAIPQAYLGIAFGFGIPMAWAAVQDTVPAVAWWLLVANVFWAVAYDTEYAMVDRDDDLKIGMRTSAITFGRFDVAAVMLCYGAALTIDLVCGWYLGLRWWFVGGVVVAAAMALYHYTLIRDRERMACFKAFRHNNWLGAALFIGVALDYAFR
- a CDS encoding PilT/PilU family type 4a pilus ATPase; protein product: MSSTFGPAEAQAYIHKLLTVMHHQGGSDLFISSDFPPSMKHQGAMKPLSQQRLSGEVTRALALSLMNERQRLEFETEMECNFAISLPGVCRFRVNVFVQQQSVGMVVRTIASEIPNFEKLDLPDVLKDVVMTKRGLVLVVGGTGSGKSTTLAAMIDYRNSHSAGHIITVEDPVEYVHKNKNCLVTHREVGVDTHSWHNALKNTLRQAPDVILIGEIRDTETMEHAIAFAETGHLCLGTLHANNANQTLDRIINFFPEERRNQLLMDLSSNLRAVVSQRLIRTEDGKGRKAAIEILLNTPTIGEMILKGNFQNIKEIMHKSRELGMCTFDQALYELYNKGYIGYDEAIRNADSANGLRLQIKLSGERKGPTGAGAGAAELSMAIEEEPDGDAPTTT
- a CDS encoding hydrogen peroxide-inducible genes activator translates to MTLTELKYIVAVARAKHFGHAAEACFVAQPTLSVAIKKLEDELGVTLFERGGSEVSVTPLGAQIVAQAERVLEQTAAIRELAKQNKDPLAGPLRLGVIYTIGPYLLPPLVKKLIDTVPQMPLVLQENYTHKLLELLRQGELDAAIVALPLPEHGMSMQTLYDEPFVVAMPRSHPWAKRKEIPADDLKLETMLLLGAGHCFRDQVLEVCPEMARYSSPGNGMQRTFEGSSLETIRHMVASGIGLTVLPRASVADMHDPNGLLTYVPFSHPAPSRRVVILWRKSFTRRAAIDAVAAAVGECKLPGVDMVALEAAA
- a CDS encoding DUF883 family protein, producing the protein MMEKIPTQTGTRDQLLSDLKTVIQDAEAWLRNGGQLTGDELKAAKAKFEHTLSTAKESLGEYQQTVVEKTKEAARVTDEYVHENPWKSVGLGAAVGVVIGMLIARR